The proteins below are encoded in one region of Streptomyces marianii:
- a CDS encoding SpoIIE family protein phosphatase has protein sequence MDNERRANGDADFRGPLDVTSAATFVLDERDVVIGWSHAAQDLLGYRTDEIIGRSVAVILGPDGVPGPGAAPERRAAADRAVRPGGSPLVPPFPEHDVHAAIHRDGHRMRLVTAVCLLSGTGQAERVVVVADRDRLREWESRLAMLQGLATESPLGFAIYDTDLRLVWCNAASEREIGRPLAETRGELAEDLYPRGRFVTPGYPETLHAVMRQVLDTGEPFLDLHFRAEQPSDPGEEHLWSCSYYRLQDASGHVFGVCEDAFDISDRYEAQRQVNLLVEAGRSVGTTLDVLVTAGELAAVAVPEYADRVDVDLAPAVLEGEVPGGTGAGASDLLRAASRPAGAPDSGTPGPGPSAHATADGQAGGTPGEPGIPPRPVTYAEGSPQHRSLASGGLVLEDDTLVVPLRAGGAVLGLATFVRDGRRSFFDRGAVAVADELVARAAVSVDNARRYTRERESALALQRQLLPQHLPSNSAVDLAYRYLPTDDLSGVGGDWFDVIPLSGTRVGLVVGDVVGHGLHAAATMGRLRTTVRALAPLDLSPDELLKRLDDLVGQSAQDSADALGTLTGDEDVAAGATCLYAVYDPVSRSCTMARAGHLPPAVVEPGGRVTFPDLPAGPPLGLGGLPFECLEIELPVGSLLALFTDGLVEARDRDIDKGLETLAHVLAGSDPADSLEDLCDRAISDLLPDGTTNDDTALLLVRTRELDDRRVAVWSLPAEPVAAGRAREFVANRLRSWGLDELVFTTELIASELVTNAVRYAEGPLHLRLIHDRTLVCEVADAGHTAPHLRHSADDDEGGRGLFIVAQLVQRWGTRYSQDGKAIWTEQALPAPSRPRPRVGDSTGLPDDPVLAGS, from the coding sequence ATGGACAACGAGAGAAGGGCGAACGGGGACGCCGACTTCCGCGGACCGCTCGACGTCACGAGCGCTGCCACGTTCGTGCTCGACGAGCGCGACGTCGTCATCGGCTGGAGCCACGCGGCACAGGATCTGCTCGGCTACCGGACCGACGAGATCATCGGACGGTCCGTCGCCGTGATCCTGGGGCCCGACGGAGTACCCGGTCCCGGCGCCGCACCGGAACGCCGGGCGGCAGCGGACCGGGCCGTTCGCCCGGGCGGCAGCCCCCTGGTCCCGCCCTTCCCCGAGCACGACGTGCATGCCGCCATCCACCGGGACGGCCACCGGATGCGGCTCGTGACCGCCGTCTGCCTGCTCTCCGGGACGGGCCAGGCGGAGCGCGTCGTCGTGGTGGCCGACCGCGACCGGCTCAGGGAATGGGAGTCCCGCCTCGCCATGCTCCAGGGGCTCGCCACCGAGTCGCCCCTGGGGTTCGCGATATACGACACCGACCTCCGACTCGTCTGGTGCAACGCCGCCTCGGAGCGGGAGATCGGGCGCCCGCTCGCGGAGACCCGCGGCGAGCTCGCCGAGGACCTCTACCCCAGGGGCAGGTTCGTCACCCCGGGTTACCCGGAGACGCTCCACGCGGTCATGCGTCAGGTGCTGGACACCGGGGAGCCGTTCCTCGACCTGCACTTCCGCGCGGAGCAGCCCAGCGATCCGGGCGAGGAACACCTCTGGTCCTGCTCCTACTACCGGTTGCAGGACGCGAGCGGCCATGTGTTCGGTGTGTGCGAGGACGCCTTCGACATCTCCGACCGCTACGAGGCGCAGCGCCAGGTGAACCTGCTGGTCGAGGCAGGCCGCAGCGTCGGAACGACCCTGGACGTGCTCGTCACGGCCGGTGAACTCGCCGCGGTGGCCGTGCCGGAGTACGCCGACCGCGTGGACGTGGACCTGGCCCCCGCGGTACTGGAGGGCGAGGTGCCGGGCGGTACGGGGGCCGGGGCCTCGGATCTGCTCCGCGCCGCCTCCCGTCCGGCGGGGGCTCCGGATTCCGGGACCCCGGGCCCCGGGCCCTCCGCCCACGCCACCGCCGACGGGCAGGCCGGTGGCACTCCGGGGGAACCGGGCATCCCCCCGCGGCCGGTGACGTACGCGGAGGGCTCGCCCCAGCACCGCAGCCTCGCCTCCGGCGGGCTCGTACTGGAGGACGACACCCTGGTCGTTCCCCTGCGCGCCGGGGGAGCCGTGCTGGGGCTCGCCACGTTCGTGCGCGACGGTCGGCGGAGCTTCTTCGACCGCGGGGCCGTCGCGGTGGCGGACGAACTCGTCGCCCGCGCCGCGGTGTCCGTCGACAACGCCCGTCGCTACACCCGGGAGAGGGAGTCGGCGCTGGCCCTCCAGCGGCAGCTCCTGCCCCAGCACCTCCCGTCGAACTCGGCCGTCGACCTGGCGTACCGCTATCTGCCCACGGACGATCTCAGCGGGGTCGGCGGCGACTGGTTCGACGTCATTCCACTGTCCGGAACCCGCGTCGGGCTCGTCGTCGGCGACGTGGTGGGCCACGGTCTGCACGCGGCGGCCACCATGGGTCGGCTGCGCACGACCGTACGGGCGCTGGCACCCCTGGACCTGTCGCCCGACGAACTCCTCAAACGGCTCGACGACCTCGTCGGGCAGTCGGCCCAGGACAGCGCCGACGCTCTCGGCACGCTCACCGGCGACGAGGACGTCGCGGCCGGTGCCACCTGCCTGTACGCCGTCTACGACCCCGTGTCGCGGAGCTGCACCATGGCGCGCGCCGGACACCTGCCGCCGGCGGTCGTCGAACCCGGGGGCCGCGTCACCTTCCCCGACCTGCCGGCCGGACCTCCGCTGGGGCTCGGCGGGCTGCCCTTCGAGTGCCTGGAGATCGAGCTGCCCGTCGGCAGTCTGCTCGCGCTCTTCACGGACGGTCTGGTCGAGGCCCGCGACCGGGACATCGACAAGGGGCTGGAGACCCTGGCGCATGTCCTCGCAGGCTCGGATCCCGCGGACTCCCTGGAGGACCTGTGCGACCGGGCCATCTCCGACCTGCTGCCCGACGGCACCACCAACGACGACACCGCGCTGCTGCTGGTGCGGACCCGGGAGCTGGACGACCGCAGGGTGGCCGTCTGGAGCCTGCCGGCGGAACCGGTCGCCGCGGGCCGCGCGCGCGAGTTCGTCGCGAACCGGCTGCGGTCCTGGGGGCTGGACGAACTGGTCTTCACCACCGAGCTGATCGCCAGCGAGCTGGTCACGAACGCGGTCAGATACGCCGAAGGGCCGCTGCACCTGAGGCTCATCCACGACCGCACCCTGGTGTGCGAGGTGGCGGACGCCGGCCACACCGCGCCCCATCTCCGCCACAGTGCCGACGACGACGAGGGCGGGCGCGGACTGTTCATCGTCGCCCAGCTGGTCCAGCGCTGGGGCACGCGGTACAGCCAGGACGGCAAGGCCATCTGGACGGAGCAGGCCCTCCCGGCGCCCTCCCGTCCGCGCCCCCGCGTCGGCGACTCGACCGGCCTCCCGGACGACCCGGTGCTGGCCGGCTCCTGA
- a CDS encoding MDR/zinc-dependent alcohol dehydrogenase-like family protein — protein sequence MPPLDYERHLFQERTVRSVAANTRDDGRAFLAEAARGRLTVRAVRYPMRQADRALADLAAGKVTGVAVLVPP from the coding sequence GTGCCACCGCTCGACTACGAGCGGCACCTGTTCCAGGAGCGCACCGTGCGCAGCGTCGCCGCCAACACCCGGGACGACGGGCGCGCCTTCCTCGCCGAGGCCGCGCGGGGGCGCCTCACCGTGCGGGCCGTGCGCTATCCGATGCGGCAGGCGGACCGGGCGCTGGCGGACCTGGCGGCCGGGAAGGTCACGGGCGTGGCCGTGCTCGTACCGCCGTGA
- a CDS encoding peptidylprolyl isomerase, which translates to MSNDVFFDITINDEPAGRIVFTLFDDVVPKTARNFRELATGEHGFGYEGSGFHRVIPDFMLQGGDFTAGNGTGGKSIYGDKFADENFQIKHTKPGQLSMANAGPNTNGSQFFITTIVTDWLDNKHVVFGEVVEGMDVVKRIESLGSRNGATQAKITIAKSGVVEG; encoded by the coding sequence ATGAGCAACGACGTTTTCTTCGACATCACCATCAACGACGAGCCCGCCGGGCGGATCGTGTTCACGCTGTTCGACGACGTGGTCCCCAAGACCGCGCGGAACTTCCGTGAGCTCGCCACCGGCGAGCACGGCTTCGGCTACGAGGGCTCCGGCTTCCACCGCGTCATCCCCGACTTCATGCTCCAGGGCGGTGACTTCACGGCCGGCAACGGCACGGGAGGCAAGAGCATCTACGGCGACAAGTTCGCCGACGAGAACTTCCAGATCAAGCACACCAAGCCCGGTCAGCTGTCCATGGCCAACGCGGGCCCGAACACCAACGGCTCGCAGTTCTTCATCACGACCATCGTCACCGACTGGCTGGACAACAAGCACGTCGTGTTCGGCGAGGTCGTCGAGGGCATGGACGTCGTGAAGCGGATCGAGTCCCTGGGGTCGCGCAACGGTGCCACCCAGGCGAAGATCACCATCGCCAAGTCGGGCGTCGTCGAGGGCTGA
- a CDS encoding VOC family protein — MAVPKTAMLALDCAEPETLAEFYAALLGAEVRRTSDPNLFEVVGQDGTVLGFQRDHGLAPPSWPRPEDAQQAHLLVLLSPGDLDEAEREAVSLGATPMDVADRGTPREARLLSDPAGHSFLLRARE; from the coding sequence ATGGCGGTTCCCAAGACGGCGATGCTCGCCCTCGACTGTGCCGAGCCGGAGACGCTCGCCGAGTTCTACGCGGCGCTGCTCGGCGCCGAGGTGAGGAGGACGTCCGACCCGAATCTCTTCGAGGTCGTCGGCCAGGACGGTACCGTACTGGGGTTCCAGCGCGACCATGGACTGGCGCCCCCGAGCTGGCCCCGCCCGGAGGACGCCCAGCAGGCCCATCTGCTGGTCCTGCTGAGCCCGGGAGACCTGGACGAGGCGGAGCGCGAGGCCGTGAGCCTCGGGGCGACCCCGATGGACGTGGCCGACCGGGGAACCCCGCGCGAGGCCCGGCTGCTGTCCGACCCGGCAGGCCACTCCTTCCTGCTGCGGGCCCGCGAGTAG
- a CDS encoding SpoIIE family protein phosphatase — translation MDIHEPISKLPDQPLTVVGYAGVLRELLPVALWRADAGGRIVEWSLAARDVLGHSPEDLLGRDVNQVLVPEGNRELAEQLAQRVLAGETVVGTLPVRHRDGHFVAMEMWICPAADPQGETGVMAIAVETSAVLRMRDSLAAMEGLFTQSPIGLAMLGPDLRYLRVNEALARMNGVPAEGHLGKRPTEVVPGVNVEVLESLMREVLQRGEAMVDVRGAARTPAEPDRDRMWSCSFAPLLDITGRRLGLIASLIDISDQEEARSQARRAEGRFALLADAGTRIGTTLDLRRTAEEVVQMLVPEIADSADVQLLEEVLGPDEATESSKGMVRRMAAVFPEADAPTATLVAGTTYQVPLGSVYERVIADGRPMDLFRSDLPTLFPGPGDERLREYFGARIRSARLVPLVARGKALGAVVLTRTRDREPFDELDKVLIDELVARAALNIDNARMYTGQREAALTLRRSLSIAALPEVTGLELTGRYLPASDHEVGGDWFDVIALPDGRTGLVIGDVMGHGMHAAAVMGQLRTVVRTLARHHVPPARMLHSLDAAVADLGENEMATCVYAVHDPVAGDCLIARAGHPPPAVVAPDGAVAFLDRSPGTPLGTGCAEFRTERVPLAPGALLALYTDGLIEARGRDLDEGMRELATALRHLDLPLEDTCDRVLSRLLPSAPRDDVAVLLARRSRRRAAR, via the coding sequence GTGGACATTCACGAGCCGATCAGCAAGCTGCCCGACCAGCCCCTGACAGTGGTCGGGTACGCGGGTGTGCTGCGCGAGCTGCTGCCGGTCGCGCTCTGGCGGGCGGACGCGGGCGGACGCATCGTCGAGTGGTCGCTGGCGGCCCGGGACGTCCTCGGTCATTCGCCGGAGGACCTGCTCGGCCGCGACGTCAACCAGGTGCTCGTCCCGGAGGGCAACCGGGAGCTGGCCGAGCAGCTCGCCCAGCGCGTTCTGGCCGGTGAGACGGTCGTCGGTACCCTCCCCGTGCGCCATCGCGACGGACACTTCGTGGCGATGGAGATGTGGATCTGCCCCGCGGCGGACCCGCAGGGCGAGACGGGAGTCATGGCGATCGCCGTCGAGACCTCCGCCGTCCTGCGCATGCGGGACTCACTGGCGGCCATGGAGGGCCTGTTCACCCAGTCGCCCATCGGGCTCGCGATGCTCGGCCCCGACCTGCGCTATCTGCGCGTCAACGAAGCGCTGGCCCGGATGAACGGCGTGCCCGCGGAAGGCCATCTCGGCAAGCGGCCCACCGAGGTCGTCCCCGGGGTCAACGTCGAGGTCCTCGAGTCGCTGATGCGGGAGGTCCTGCAGCGGGGCGAGGCGATGGTCGACGTACGGGGCGCCGCCCGCACCCCCGCCGAGCCCGACCGCGACCGCATGTGGTCCTGCTCCTTCGCCCCGCTCCTCGACATCACCGGGCGCCGGCTGGGGCTGATCGCCTCGCTGATCGACATCAGCGACCAGGAGGAGGCCCGCTCCCAGGCCCGCCGGGCCGAGGGGCGGTTCGCGCTGCTCGCGGACGCCGGGACGCGCATCGGCACCACCCTGGACCTGCGCCGGACCGCCGAGGAGGTGGTGCAGATGCTGGTGCCGGAGATCGCCGACTCGGCCGACGTCCAGCTGCTGGAGGAGGTCCTCGGCCCCGACGAGGCCACGGAGTCCAGCAAGGGCATGGTGCGCCGGATGGCGGCCGTGTTCCCCGAGGCGGACGCTCCCACCGCGACGCTCGTCGCCGGCACCACCTACCAGGTCCCGCTCGGCTCGGTGTACGAGCGGGTCATCGCCGACGGCAGGCCGATGGACCTCTTCCGCAGCGATCTGCCGACGCTGTTCCCCGGCCCCGGGGACGAGCGGCTGCGCGAGTACTTCGGCGCCCGCATCCGCTCCGCGCGCCTGGTGCCGCTGGTCGCCCGGGGGAAGGCTCTCGGCGCCGTGGTGCTCACCCGTACCCGGGACCGCGAGCCGTTCGACGAGCTGGACAAGGTGCTGATCGACGAGCTGGTCGCCCGGGCGGCGCTCAACATCGACAACGCGCGCATGTACACCGGCCAGCGGGAAGCGGCCCTCACCCTTCGGCGCAGCCTGTCGATCGCCGCGCTGCCGGAGGTGACCGGGCTGGAGCTCACCGGGCGCTATCTGCCCGCCAGCGACCACGAGGTCGGCGGCGACTGGTTCGACGTGATCGCCCTGCCCGACGGCAGGACCGGACTCGTCATCGGCGACGTGATGGGGCACGGCATGCACGCGGCGGCGGTCATGGGACAGCTCCGCACGGTGGTGCGGACGCTGGCGCGGCACCACGTCCCCCCGGCCCGGATGCTCCACTCCCTCGACGCCGCCGTGGCCGATCTCGGGGAGAACGAGATGGCCACCTGCGTGTACGCCGTCCACGACCCGGTGGCCGGGGACTGCCTGATCGCCCGGGCGGGCCATCCGCCCCCGGCCGTGGTCGCCCCGGACGGCGCGGTCGCCTTCCTCGACCGCTCTCCCGGTACGCCGCTGGGCACCGGCTGCGCGGAGTTCCGCACCGAGAGGGTGCCGCTGGCACCCGGCGCCCTGCTGGCGCTCTACACGGACGGGCTGATCGAGGCCCGCGGCAGGGACCTGGACGAGGGCATGCGGGAACTCGCCACGGCACTGCGCCATCTCGACCTGCCCCTGGAGGACACCTGCGACCGCGTCCTCTCCCGGCTGCTGCCCTCGGCGCCACGCGACGACGTGGCGGTACTGCTGGCCAGACGCTCCCGGCGGCGGGCGGCGCGGTGA
- a CDS encoding VOC family protein: protein MARDLPTAEEFYSKVLGWAFRPTRLGEEFSVGFLDGTPVAGIGALADSLAVAVAWTPYFAVDDADATAARIHERSATVAVGPLSFGTGRAALAADRDGAVFGIWQGKAIPDWSMGTDKAPAWLELRTRDAFEAAIFYAEVLDWACAQPGCCQVAYEEDHVVLRHQGDVVARITGGAAGEAPDPHIRPRWHVYFYVPDVDSAVRTAVGLGGRIAAPARPAAAEDWGTLVDPDGGLFTVTSNSPVPAAAPSPR from the coding sequence ATGGCTCGTGACCTGCCGACGGCGGAGGAGTTCTACTCGAAGGTGCTCGGGTGGGCGTTCCGTCCGACCCGGCTGGGCGAGGAGTTCTCCGTCGGCTTCCTCGACGGCACTCCGGTCGCCGGTATCGGGGCGCTCGCGGACAGCCTCGCGGTCGCCGTGGCGTGGACGCCGTACTTCGCGGTGGACGACGCAGACGCGACCGCGGCCCGTATACACGAGCGCAGCGCCACGGTGGCCGTGGGCCCGCTCAGCTTCGGCACCGGCCGGGCGGCGCTGGCCGCGGACCGCGACGGCGCCGTGTTCGGCATCTGGCAGGGCAAGGCCATCCCCGACTGGAGCATGGGGACCGACAAGGCCCCGGCCTGGCTGGAACTGCGCACCCGCGACGCCTTCGAAGCGGCGATCTTCTACGCCGAGGTACTGGACTGGGCCTGCGCACAGCCCGGTTGCTGCCAAGTCGCCTACGAGGAAGACCATGTCGTCCTCCGCCACCAGGGGGACGTGGTCGCCCGGATCACCGGCGGGGCGGCCGGCGAGGCCCCCGATCCGCACATCCGCCCCCGCTGGCACGTGTACTTCTACGTGCCCGACGTGGACTCCGCCGTCCGTACGGCAGTCGGCCTCGGCGGCCGGATCGCCGCACCGGCCCGACCGGCAGCGGCGGAGGACTGGGGCACCCTCGTCGACCCCGACGGCGGCCTGTTCACCGTCACGTCGAACAGTCCCGTGCCGGCGGCTGCTCCTTCCCCGCGCTGA
- a CDS encoding SAM-dependent methyltransferase, translated as MHTSSERLPPFPIRPARGRRNSAESTGRQVIALIGSRRTSAYKGTSSEAILHQYDFLGEFYRLTLGPELVYSYGMWEDGDTLESAQLRKLDHHVEAARAAGAGRVLDVGCGWGSLLQRLVENHGVGHAVGLTMSPGQAAWVRQKGWPNCEILAENWFDHEPDAPYDAIIAIEAIEHFAGTTMLRRKRVASYRTFFERCHTWLRPGGRISLQANAWNGGGWFTSLVLPPRRPAGHEGNGGGRIRTALKDVRDGFDNVREGMHASRKVFPEVFLPTRGELSEAARGLFRIPEVRSDPDDGVKTVASWLERAQANRARGAELIGADAVADIIREQRTALKFLRERRYTALRMVFEKV; from the coding sequence GTGCACACCTCCTCCGAACGGCTGCCGCCGTTCCCGATCCGGCCCGCCCGCGGCCGTCGGAACTCCGCCGAATCGACAGGCAGGCAGGTGATCGCGTTGATCGGGTCGAGAAGAACGTCCGCGTACAAAGGCACCTCGTCAGAGGCGATCCTTCATCAGTACGACTTCCTGGGTGAGTTCTACCGGCTGACGCTCGGCCCCGAACTCGTCTACTCCTACGGCATGTGGGAGGACGGCGACACTCTCGAGTCGGCACAGCTCCGCAAGCTGGACCACCATGTGGAGGCGGCGCGGGCGGCGGGCGCCGGCCGCGTGCTCGACGTCGGCTGCGGTTGGGGCAGTCTCCTGCAGCGGCTGGTGGAGAACCACGGCGTGGGCCATGCCGTCGGGCTCACGATGAGCCCGGGCCAGGCGGCATGGGTCCGCCAGAAGGGCTGGCCGAACTGCGAGATCCTGGCCGAGAACTGGTTCGACCACGAGCCGGACGCCCCCTATGACGCGATCATCGCGATCGAGGCGATCGAGCACTTCGCCGGCACGACCATGCTGCGGCGCAAGCGCGTGGCCAGTTACCGCACGTTCTTCGAACGCTGTCACACCTGGCTGCGGCCCGGCGGGCGCATCTCCCTCCAGGCCAATGCCTGGAACGGCGGCGGCTGGTTCACCTCCCTGGTGCTCCCGCCCCGCCGTCCCGCCGGGCACGAGGGGAACGGCGGCGGGCGGATCCGGACGGCTCTCAAGGACGTCCGGGACGGCTTCGACAACGTCCGCGAAGGCATGCACGCCTCCCGCAAGGTCTTCCCCGAGGTGTTCCTCCCGACCCGGGGCGAGCTCTCCGAGGCGGCCCGCGGCCTGTTCCGGATCCCGGAGGTGCGCAGCGACCCCGACGACGGTGTGAAGACCGTGGCGAGCTGGCTGGAGCGGGCGCAGGCCAACCGGGCCAGGGGGGCCGAGCTCATCGGGGCGGACGCGGTCGCCGACATCATCAGGGAGCAGCGCACCGCGCTGAAGTTCCTGCGCGAGCGCCGCTACACCGCGCTGCGGATGGTCTTCGAGAAGGTCTGA
- a CDS encoding zinc-binding alcohol dehydrogenase family protein, protein MTALPTSGTTHAWVVEHPAPIASGPLRRVEREIPEPGPGELLLGVLACGVCRTDLHLAEGDLPPRLPRCTPGHEIVGEVLAAGPSAGGFTPGDRVGAAWLAGTCGRCRWCRTGRENLCPASRYTGWDIHGGFAGRTVVDARYVYGLPEGLPDEHAAPLLCAGIIGYRALERAELPQGGRLGVYGFGAAAHLTAQLAVARGAEVHVVTRSPKARRLALELGAASARPDAPPCPWTPRSCSPPPGPSYRRRSRPWTGAGPWRSPAST, encoded by the coding sequence ATGACGGCACTCCCGACTTCCGGCACGACCCACGCCTGGGTGGTCGAGCACCCCGCGCCGATCGCCTCGGGTCCGCTGCGCCGCGTCGAGCGGGAGATCCCCGAACCCGGTCCCGGCGAGTTGCTGCTCGGCGTCCTCGCGTGCGGTGTCTGCCGCACGGACCTGCATCTCGCCGAGGGCGACCTGCCGCCCCGGCTGCCACGCTGCACGCCGGGCCACGAGATCGTCGGCGAGGTGCTGGCCGCAGGCCCGTCCGCCGGCGGATTCACTCCCGGTGACCGGGTGGGCGCGGCCTGGCTGGCGGGAACCTGCGGACGGTGCCGCTGGTGCCGGACCGGGCGGGAGAACCTCTGCCCCGCCTCGCGCTACACCGGCTGGGACATCCACGGGGGGTTCGCCGGGCGCACGGTCGTGGACGCGCGGTACGTGTACGGGCTCCCGGAGGGCCTGCCGGACGAGCACGCGGCCCCGCTGCTGTGCGCCGGGATCATCGGCTACCGGGCCCTGGAGCGCGCCGAGCTCCCGCAGGGCGGGCGGCTCGGCGTCTACGGCTTCGGCGCCGCCGCCCATCTGACCGCCCAGCTCGCCGTGGCCCGGGGCGCCGAGGTCCATGTCGTCACCCGCTCGCCGAAGGCGCGGCGGCTGGCGCTCGAGCTGGGCGCCGCGTCCGCCCGGCCGGACGCCCCTCCGTGCCCCTGGACTCCGCGATCCTGTTCGCCCCCGCCGGGACCCTCGTACCGAAGGCGCTCGAGGCCCTGGACCGGGGCGGGACCCTGGCGATCGCCGGCATCCACCTGA
- a CDS encoding NAD(P)/FAD-dependent oxidoreductase, producing MDETKERNLAELDVVIVGGGAAGLSAALTLARARRTVLVVDSGEPRNAPAAGVHGLLGREGMPPGELLRTGREEVGRYGGTIVPDTVTGIRRDGGRFVVETASGGSHLARHLLVTSGLVDELPGVPGLRERWGRDVLHCPYCHGWEVRDEPIGVLASGPAAVHQALLFRQWTPDVTLFLHTAEDPAEEQWEQLAARGIAVVDGEVTGLSVEDDRLCGVRLASGRQVPVRALAVGPRLAARGDLLAGLGVTTAEHPMGVGRYVESDARGATAAEGVWVAGNVTDLMASVAVAAASGAQAAMAINAELVAADTAAAVAAHRSTARAPEAFGTAAEAAASERVLGERRHGLGSLLGGDRGGAGVRRPLGVSRK from the coding sequence ATGGACGAGACGAAAGAGCGGAATCTCGCGGAACTGGACGTCGTGATCGTGGGGGGCGGCGCCGCCGGGCTGTCCGCCGCGCTGACCCTGGCCCGGGCCAGGAGGACCGTGCTGGTGGTCGACTCCGGGGAGCCGCGCAACGCCCCCGCCGCCGGAGTCCACGGCCTCCTCGGCCGGGAGGGAATGCCCCCGGGCGAGCTGCTGCGCACCGGGCGGGAAGAGGTCGGCCGGTACGGCGGGACGATCGTGCCGGACACGGTGACGGGCATCCGCCGGGACGGCGGCCGCTTCGTGGTGGAGACCGCGAGCGGCGGCAGCCACCTGGCACGGCACCTGCTGGTGACCTCCGGTCTGGTCGACGAGCTGCCGGGCGTTCCGGGCCTGCGCGAGCGCTGGGGCCGGGATGTGCTGCACTGCCCGTACTGCCACGGCTGGGAGGTGCGGGACGAGCCGATCGGGGTGCTCGCGAGCGGTCCCGCGGCGGTGCACCAGGCGCTGCTGTTCCGGCAGTGGACGCCGGACGTGACCCTGTTCCTCCACACCGCGGAAGACCCGGCCGAGGAGCAGTGGGAGCAGCTGGCGGCGCGTGGCATCGCCGTGGTCGACGGCGAGGTGACCGGTCTCTCGGTCGAGGACGACCGACTCTGCGGGGTGCGGCTGGCATCGGGCCGGCAGGTGCCGGTCCGGGCACTGGCGGTGGGCCCGAGACTCGCGGCACGCGGGGATCTGCTCGCCGGACTCGGCGTGACGACCGCCGAACACCCCATGGGCGTGGGCCGTTACGTGGAGTCCGACGCACGGGGGGCGACGGCCGCCGAGGGGGTGTGGGTGGCGGGCAACGTCACCGACCTCATGGCGAGCGTCGCCGTGGCGGCGGCGTCGGGAGCCCAGGCGGCCATGGCGATCAACGCCGAACTCGTGGCCGCCGACACCGCCGCGGCGGTCGCGGCTCACCGCTCGACGGCCCGCGCCCCGGAGGCGTTCGGCACGGCGGCCGAGGCGGCGGCCTCGGAGCGCGTCCTCGGGGAACGCCGTCACGGGCTCGGATCCCTGCTCGGCGGGGATCGCGGCGGAGCGGGGGTGAGGCGGCCCTTGGGCGTGTCGCGAAAGTAG